A stretch of DNA from Roseovarius faecimaris:
TGGTTCGCTCTTATGCTTACGCTTGTCTTTTCGGCCTTCAGCTATCTGACCATATGTTTTTATGCACAAGGCGTTGGTACGGCGGCCTGCCTCCCCGGGCGGGGGCACCTGCGGCTGGCCCGTTGGCGTGAAACGGGTGCCTTGCTTGGGATCTGTGCCGCCGCGGTAGCACCGTTGGCGCTGGGCGGTTACGCCGGTTTCGCGCTTGGCTTTGCCATCCTTGCGCTGGTGGCGGTGTGGTCCATGCGTGATCAATGGCAAAGCGCCGGCCTGCCGTCGGACGCGACGGGGTTTGGCCCGGTTCTGCGCGACCCTATCGCGCGCCGCTTGCTTTTGGTTGCGCTGGCCAATGCTGCCCCTGTCGCGGTGAGCTCGACGCTGTTTCTGTTCTTCGTTGAAAGCCGCCTCAACGCGGTTGGGTGGGAAGGGCCGTTGCTGCTTCTGTTTTTCCTGTCTGCCGCGCTTGCTGCACCGGTCTGGAGCCGCGCGGCAGAGCGTTTCGGCGCCAAACGCGTGCTGCTGAGCGGCATGGTTCTGTCCATCATCGCTTTCGGCTCGGCCTTCGCGCTTGGCGCGGGCGATATCTGGGCGTTCGCGATCATTTGCATTGCATCGGGCGCGGCGCTGGGGGCCGACATGACCCTCTTGCCCGCGCTCTTCGCCACTCGCATGGCGCAGGTCTCGCCGGGTGCCAGTGAAGGCTTCGGACTATGGTCTTTCGTGTCGAAATTCACCCTGGCCTTGGCGGCGGTCCTTTTGCTGCCGACGCTGGAGCGCGCCGGATTCCAGGCCGGGCAGGCCAATCCGGAAGAGGCGCTGCACCTTCTGAGTGTGCTCTATTGCCTCGTGCCCTGCGCCCTGAAACTGATTGCCATCGGATTGTTGGTGGCAACCCCTATCCACGAAAGGAGTGCCCGAACATGAGCGCCTTTGGTCTCTTCGCCCTTGGGGCCGCCGCGATGCTGCTGCTCACGGTGATCTGGCAGCGCTTTACAGGCTTTTCGTCGCAAAAGCCCCAGGACTACGCCACCAACGAACCGCAGTTTGATCTGCGCACGCATCTTAACGGCCCGATCAAATGCGAAGGCGTGATCTATGGCCCGTTCGGCCGCGTGACCTCTCGGTTTTCGGCGGATTTTATCGCCCGCTGGGAAGGCAATCGCGGCATCATGAAAGAGCATTTCCTCTATGACAGTGGGAACACTCAGGATCGCGAGTGGCGCCTGGAACTTGGCAATGACGGTAAAATCCGTGCGGAGGCGGATGACCTGATCGGCGTGGGAACCGGTCAGCAAAACGGCTCGGCGGTGCAGCTGAATTACCGCATCCGACTGCCCGAAGAAGCGGGGAGCCATGAGTTGAATGTGACAGACTGGATGTATCTGGCACCCAATGGTGTCATTGTGAACCGCAGCCAGTTCCGCAAATTCGGGATCAAGGTGGCAGAGCTTGTGGCCACGATGCGCCGGGCGGATATCGCGTGACCGATTGGCAAGGCAAACGGTATTGGCTGGTGGGGGCCAGCGAGGGGCTGGGTGCAGCACTGGCCGCGAAGCTGAGCGCGGCAGGGGCCGAAGTGATCCTTTCCGCCCGCAATGAAGAGCGGCTTGCACAGGTCGCGGCCTCACTGCCCGGAAGGTCGCGCATCGTTCCCGTGGATGTCAGCGATACTGAAAGCGTGACAGCGGCGGCGGAGCATGTGGGAGAGATCGACGGAATGGTCTATCTCGCGGGGGTCTATTGGCCGATGCCGTCGACCGAATGGAATGCCGAACAGGCCGAGGCGATGGCGGATATCAACTTCACCGGGGCGATCCGTGTGCTGGGTCAGGTTGTGCCTCAGATGGTGGCGCGGGATGCGGGTCACATTGTCATCACCGGTTCGCTCTCTGGCTTTCGCGGTCTGCCCGGGGCGATGGGTTATGCCGCCTCCAAAGCCGGGACCATGGCGCTTGCCGAAAGCCTTCGGGCCGATCTCTGGCGCACGGGGGTGCGCGTGCAACTGGCCAACCCGGGTTTCATCAAGACGCGCCTGACGGACAAGAACACTTTCAAAATGCCGTTCCTGATGACACCAGAACAGGCGGCGCAGGAAATGTTCGAGCTTATGTGTGATGAAGGGGCCTTTGCGCGCCACTTCCCGCGACTTTTCTCTTATGTCTTTCGGCTGTCCCGGTTTTTACCAAACTGGGCCTACTACCGGCTCTTTGCGTGAGATCAAAGACTCCCGTTCCCCGAACACCGAAGAGTGTGGTATGATTCCGCTGAAGGGGGACCACCATGATCGAAATATCCGTGCACAAAATCGCTCAGGTGATCCTGATGTCACGAGAGCTCGACCGTGCTGAAGGAGAGCTGCGCGCTTTCATTGAACGGTTGACCGAAGAAGAGCAGGCAAGCCTTGTGGCTGTTATGTGGATCGGGCGAGAGAGCTTTGGACCGGACGAGCTTGATGAGGCGATTTCCACCGCCCGGCAGGAGGCGACGACACCCACGGCAGATTACCTTCTGGGGACGCCGCACCTGTCGGATCATCTCGAAAACGGGCTTGATGAGCTGGGTTTGTCGGCCGTGGATGAAGAAGACGATCTGGTGCGCGGCGGCTAGCCTCCGGGCGTCTGAATGCAAGAAAGTCTCGAAGTTCCCATAGAGGCCGTGACCTTGGCCCCCGGTGTCGCGCTCGCGCAGAACTGGTTCGCCCTGCGCGCTTTGGATGACGCGTCGCTCGCGATTGGAGAGCCCGCCTATCATCAATGCAACTGGTCCTATCTGCTGTCGGATTGCGAGGAGAGCCT
This window harbors:
- a CDS encoding MFS transporter — encoded protein: MTAAAAMSQAPTRDASHPRLPAFGLFGALLAAAGLPLYIHAPKFYVDEYGVSLAALGTILFVLRLLDVVQDPALGWLARVAAGWRALSVGVAVLVMALAMLGLFAISPPLAPLLWFALMLTLVFSAFSYLTICFYAQGVGTAACLPGRGHLRLARWRETGALLGICAAAVAPLALGGYAGFALGFAILALVAVWSMRDQWQSAGLPSDATGFGPVLRDPIARRLLLVALANAAPVAVSSTLFLFFVESRLNAVGWEGPLLLLFFLSAALAAPVWSRAAERFGAKRVLLSGMVLSIIAFGSAFALGAGDIWAFAIICIASGAALGADMTLLPALFATRMAQVSPGASEGFGLWSFVSKFTLALAAVLLLPTLERAGFQAGQANPEEALHLLSVLYCLVPCALKLIAIGLLVATPIHERSART
- a CDS encoding DUF3833 domain-containing protein, which encodes MSAFGLFALGAAAMLLLTVIWQRFTGFSSQKPQDYATNEPQFDLRTHLNGPIKCEGVIYGPFGRVTSRFSADFIARWEGNRGIMKEHFLYDSGNTQDREWRLELGNDGKIRAEADDLIGVGTGQQNGSAVQLNYRIRLPEEAGSHELNVTDWMYLAPNGVIVNRSQFRKFGIKVAELVATMRRADIA
- a CDS encoding SDR family NAD(P)-dependent oxidoreductase, giving the protein MTDWQGKRYWLVGASEGLGAALAAKLSAAGAEVILSARNEERLAQVAASLPGRSRIVPVDVSDTESVTAAAEHVGEIDGMVYLAGVYWPMPSTEWNAEQAEAMADINFTGAIRVLGQVVPQMVARDAGHIVITGSLSGFRGLPGAMGYAASKAGTMALAESLRADLWRTGVRVQLANPGFIKTRLTDKNTFKMPFLMTPEQAAQEMFELMCDEGAFARHFPRLFSYVFRLSRFLPNWAYYRLFA
- a CDS encoding DUF3775 domain-containing protein; this encodes MIEISVHKIAQVILMSRELDRAEGELRAFIERLTEEEQASLVAVMWIGRESFGPDELDEAISTARQEATTPTADYLLGTPHLSDHLENGLDELGLSAVDEEDDLVRGG